The Hymenobacter sp. DG25A nucleotide sequence CTCACCCGCGCGCCGGCCTCTTCGGCCTGGGTGCGGTAGAGGGCCAGCTGCCCGTTTGCTTCGTCGGTGCCGGTAGCCGGTACCGTTAGTGTAGGCTGAGGCTCCAGCACATGCAGCAGGTACAGCTCAGCCCCGGTGCCGGCCGCCAACGCTGCCGCATAGGCGACCAGCGGCGTAGATACAGCCGAGAAATCAAGCGGGCAAAGAATCAGCGACAGGTTCATGGGCGTGGGGTGTAACCGGGGAGAAGTAATTACCAGATTTGCTCGCCGGTGGCGCGCTTCAGCTGGTACTGACCCTGGGTGTAGTTGTAAATAGCCTGCAGGCGGGCCAGGCGGGCCTGCGCCAGCGAGGTTTCCGCGTCCAGCACGTCCAGGTTAGTACCTACATCGTAGCGGTAGCGGGCTTTGGCACGGGTCAGGGCATCACTGGCCTGGTTAATCTGCACCACGGCATTGTTGTAGCGCGCGGTGCTGGACTGCAGGTTGTTGGCCGCCTGGCGCACATCGGCGCGCACCTGCTCCTGGGCATCCTGAATGCGGGCCTGCGCCCCCCGGATGTTGGCCTGCGCCTCTACCCGCTGGTTTTTGTTTTTGTTGCCATCATAAATGGGCACCGAGAGTTGCACCACGCCCACGGAGTTGGGGCGAAACTTCTCCAGGTTAGGCAGGTAGCCGTTTTTGCCGCCCAGCTGCGCACCCACGCCCAGCACGGGCTTGTTGCTGCGCTCCACAAACTTCAGGTTCATGGCCGCGGTGTTTTCCGCGTCGCGGGCCATTTTAATTTCTGGGCGGGTCTCGGTGGCTCTGGCCAGGGCCGCCTCCACGTCTACGGCCTGCGGCTGGAAGGCCAGCGTGCCACGCACGGGCACTTCCACATACTCCGGCTTATGCAGCAGGCGGGCCAGCTGTACCTGCTGGTTG carries:
- a CDS encoding universal stress protein yields the protein MNLSLILCPLDFSAVSTPLVAYAAALAAGTGAELYLLHVLEPQPTLTVPATGTDEANGQLALYRTQAEEAGARVSTGLLQGEAPVEIVAEAQTRHADLIVIGTHGQTGLTRFLVGSTAEAVVRKAACATLLVKACPAKEYRQSA
- a CDS encoding TolC family protein is translated as MSDSLTLDGTIRSVLDANPSITSLEEEVNAATSRVQQTRGGFLPQVTGTATYTRIDPVVKLQLAPDAPEFQLAPNNNYDAHITLQYGLLDFGKKEASYNLAESRRLTAQDQIAVTRRDLAYAAAQAYYNILFVRESIKVQDQQIASLRQHEREMEKRVEGGVSTKFDVTTTQVRITQAENVKIDLQNQLRNQQVQLARLLHKPEYVEVPVRGTLAFQPQAVDVEAALARATETRPEIKMARDAENTAAMNLKFVERSNKPVLGVGAQLGGKNGYLPNLEKFRPNSVGVVQLSVPIYDGNKNKNQRVEAQANIRGAQARIQDAQEQVRADVRQAANNLQSSTARYNNAVVQINQASDALTRAKARYRYDVGTNLDVLDAETSLAQARLARLQAIYNYTQGQYQLKRATGEQIW